One region of Emys orbicularis isolate rEmyOrb1 chromosome 4, rEmyOrb1.hap1, whole genome shotgun sequence genomic DNA includes:
- the LOC135878200 gene encoding olfactory receptor 4S2-like — MEPAKKVTELILLGLCQNEKLQPVCFVFFLLLYIAMVLGNLLIIVTVKSSHHLKSPMYFFLNYLSFLDICLSSVTAPKLIAVFLVERKTISFDGCIAQLFMVHFFECTEIFLPTVMAYDRYIAICKPLHYTTIMTRCVCGSLMGFMSGRLSAFHGSDSPDYLFCGPSEIDHYFCDVHPSLKLACTDTYFVGNMIIANTGMISLSCFVVLIVSYVIILVSLRSCSSEGRCKALSTCASHIAVVIIFFGPCIFMYLRPSTSFSEDKMVTVFNTIITPLLNPLISFP; from the coding sequence ATGGAGCCTGCAAAGAAAGTGACTGAATTAATCCTTTTGGGACTTTGCCAGAATGAGAAGTTACAGCCAGTGTGTTTTGTATTCTTTTTACTCCTCTATATCGCTATGGTGCTGGGAAATCTTCTCATCATTGTCACCGTAAAGAGTAGCCATCATCTGAAGTctcccatgtatttcttcctgaaCTACCTGTCGTTTTTAGACATATGCCTTTCCTCTGTCACAGCCCCAAAGCTGATTGCAGTCTTCCTGGTTGAGAGGAAAACCATCTCCTTTGATGGCTGCATAGCACAGCTGTTTATGGTCCACTTCTTTGAGTGCACTGAAATCTTCCTCCCCACAGTGATGGCATACGATCGTTACATTGCAATCTGCAAACCCCTCCATTACACGACCATCATGACTCGGTGTGTGTGTGGCTCGCTGATGGGCTTCATGAGTGGGCGGCTTTCTGCATTCCATGGTTCAGACTCTCCTGACTATCTGTTCTGTGGACCCAGCGAGATTGACCACTATTTCTGTGATGTGCACCCTTCGCTGAAACTAGCCTGCACTGACACTTATTTTGTTGGCAACATGATCATTGCCAATACTGGGATGATTTCCCTGAGCTGTTTTGTTGTGCTGATTGTGTCCTATGTCATCATCTTAGTCTCCTTGAGATCTTGCTCCTCTGAAGGTCGTTGCAAAGCTCTTTCCACCTGTGCCTCCCATATTGCTGTAGTGATTATATTTTTTGGGCCATGTATCTTCATGTATTTAAGACCTTCCACCTCCTTCTCTGAAGATAAGATGGTGACTGTGTTCAACACCATTATCACCCCTCTGCTGAATCCCTTGATCTCATTTCCCTGA